The genomic interval CCTTCGCCTTAAAGGCGCCCCCAAATACCCGACGCTTCTTCGTCATCCTCGAACCTCCAGTTCAATACCCTGCTAACAGGGGTTAAGTCTATCTTATTGAACTGTCCAGTTTTTGGGGTCCACTTCAACCTTCACGGCGCTCGGGCAAAACGCACTTTTCCAGTTCCTTCATTTCCACGCAAAAATATTTTTGAAAATCCGCCATGAAACCGACAGCGAATCCTGCGAGGAAAACGCAGGTAGCGGTTCGCGCTGCCAGTCTTCGACCAGTGCTGATTGTGGCCAGTCTTCCGATCGTGGAATATGAACGACCGAACGTCTCCCGAAATCGTATGCATGTCGCGTCTCAGGAGACCTTTGATCAAGGCCGCATGCGAGGTCGGAAGACATGCGCAAAACTAGAAGACGTCGCCACGGATGGCCGGCGTCGATGCGCGACAGTCGTTAAGACGATGCCTTCGCAGTGGGCTTGCCGACCGCTCGACCGTTGCTGGAAGCTCGCGGAAAGGGAGATGGACCGAGAATCTCTTCAACTTCGATTTCGTCCAGCACTTCTCGCTCCTCGAGGGCCGCGGATAGCGCATCCAGCTTTTCGCGATGTTGGGCGAGTAGTTCCATCGCTCGCTGATCGGCGTCGTGTAAGATTCGTGAAACCTCTTCGTCAATCACTTGTGCCGTATGTTCGCTGAATTCTCGCTGTTCGTGAATCTCGCGCCCCAAAAATGGATGCTCTTCGCTGGTGCGGAACGCCACCGGGCCGATCCGTTCGCTCATGCCCCAGTGTGTGACCATGCGGCGGGCGAGCTTCGTGACCTGCGTCAGATCACTTTCCGCCCCGGCGCTGTACTCGTTAAACACCAATTTCTCAGCCGCACGACCGCCGAGCGTAAAGATCAACCGGCTGACGAGTTCCGATTGTCCGATATTCAGCCGGTCTTCCTCGGGCAAAAGCTGCGTCACGCCCAAAGCCCTGCCGCGAGGAATGATCGTCACTTTGTGCAGCCGATCAACGCCAGGCAGGATCCACGCCAACAACGCGTGTCCCGACTCGTGGTAGGCCGTCATCCGTTTCTCTTTGCCGGTGAGAAGTTCTTCTCGCTTGGGGCCCATCAGCACTTTGTCGCGGGCATATTCGAAGTCGTCCATGTCGACTTTGTCTTTGCCGTTGCGAGTCGCCCACAACGCGGCTTCGTTCACCAGATTGCGAATATCGGCACCCGTCAGTCCCACCGTTCCCGCGGCCAAACGATCGATGTCCACGTCGTTGGCCAGCGGTACATCGCGCGTGTGAACTTTGAAAATTGCCGCGCGGGCCCGTTGATTGGGTCGATCGACGGTGATATGCCGATCGAATCGCCCCGGCCGCAACAAGGCCGGATCGAGCACATCGGGCCGGTTCGTTGCGGCCAACACAATGACCGCCTCGGTCTGGCTGAAGCCATCCATCTCGCTGAGAATTTGATTGAGCGTCTGTTCGCGCTCGTCGTGACCGCCCCCCAGGCCGGCGCCGCGGTGCCGACCGACGGCGTCGATTTCATCGATGAACAAGATGCAAGGCGATGCCTCCTTGGCCGTCTTAAACATGTCGCGAACGCGACTCGCCCCAACGCCGACAAACATCTGAATGAATTCCGAACCGCTAATCGAGAAGAACGGAACGCCCGCTTCGCCGGCCACAGCCCGCGCCAGCAGTGTCTTTCCCGTTCCCGGCGGCCCCATCAGCAGCACCCCTTTAGGAACTCGGCCACCCAGTCGCGTAAACTTCTCCGGCGCTTTGAGGAACTCCACAATCTCTTGCAGATCGTTCTTTACGTTTTCCAGGCCGGCCACATCATTGAATGTAATCGTTTTCTTGCCTGCTTCTTCATACCGCTTCGCGGGGCTTTTACTGAAGCCGGAAAGAATGCCCCCACCCATAATCTGATCGCGCGCCCGCCGCCACATCATCCAGACGGCAACGATCAACACGATCGGCATGATCATGTAGATCAACACGACCAGCAGCGTGTCGTCGGCGGCCGGCTTGACGTTCCAGATCAGGCCGTTGGAAACCGCTTGCTTGCGCAGTTCTTCGTTCAACTGGCGGTTTTCGCCAGGCGGCCCGACACCAACAGTGATGAATTCCAACGGCAGCAGCTTTTTCGGCCTGGCTGCGGCCGTGGGAGAAGGATGTTTTTCCGTTGCGCCAGGCTTGGCGGCCTGCTTCGATGTTTCTTTGGTGGAACTACGGCCCTCCGACACCTGCTCGTCGGGAATTGGTGGCTCTTCGGGCTGGGTGCGAAATTTTCCCAGGATCGTCTGCCCGTCGAGTTCGACTTGGGCGATGTTCCCCTTTTCAAGCTGCTGCCAGAAAAAGCCATAGGGAACTTTGACGCGATTGCCCGTTCCGCTCGAATAGAAATAAAACGCACCGAGGATCGCCAAAAAGATGAGTATGATCCATGCATTCGGCGCCGGCCGCGGTCGTGCGGGAGATGAGCCGCCCGGGGCAGGGCTTTTGGGGCTTTGTGAAGGCACACCTGCCGGTGGGTTCGTTTCCATCCGGTTCCTTTTTGCTGAAATTGGAAAACACTACTTCGCTCCCCAATTTTATCCAGCTGGCGCGAATGGGGAATGGGGAATCACACACGGCAGCGGCAGCATGGGCGGCGAGAAACGCTTTGCCCATTCAGCCGCTCAACGGCTTATGGCGCTGCCGACTTATCGACTAACACTCCGTCGTGAAATTCTGCCTGCTTAATTAGGTTGCCTTCCTTGTCCCACTCCGTCGCCAGGCCATTCAGCTTGCCGTTGCGATATTCGTTTTGCCTGCCCAATTTGCCATTTTCGTGCCACTGTTGTTGCTTGCCGTCTGGCAAGCCATTTACATAATTGCGCTGCGAATCCTTCGCACCACTTTCGTACCACACCAGGACCGCGCCATTCCGATTGCCCTTGGCATAGTTTTCTTCGATCTGCGGCTTGCCGTTTGCATAGTAACTCACCCATTTTCCGTCGCGCTTGCCAGCCTTATAGCTTCGCTCGCGCATCGGCTTACCTTCGTTACTGAGAAGCACCCAATGGCCATCGAGTTTGTTGTCGACGTAGTTTTCCGTTTTCGCTTCTTGCCCGTTTTCATACCATAGCTTCCACGGTCCTTGCTTCTTGCCATCGACATATTGCCCCTCCTCGGCTTTCTGGCCATTGCGGTAGAAACGGGTGTAAAGGCCGTGATCGACAGTCGAATTATCGCTAAACACTTTAATTTGCTTGGTAATGTACGGCGTTCGATCTTCGTACAACACGCGGGCGACGTCTTCGCGGACGAACCGAGCGGCAGGTTTGCTGTCGGTTGACTGAGCGTAAACAGCGCCGATCGAGATCGACCAGCAGGGCGCCAGCGATCCGATCAGTAGTAGGATGCGAAAATTCAGCGACAGTTGCGACATGGAAAAACTCCTCGAATCCCATCTTGGAACGATCAAGACCTGCAAGTGACCTTGGCGGCGAAGAAATGCCAAACAAGGGACGACGCCTTGAACGTTGCTAAGTACAGATAATCTATTCTAATTCTAGTTTCGCAGCTCGCCAACGGTTTCCGTGCAAAATCATCGACCTTCAAATACGCTAAATTGCCGGTTTTTCTTCGCCGCCGGCAATTTTCGATTCGATCGAGTCCACCGCCCGACGGAGTGGCTTGTCCTGCTGCGAAATCTCGGATTTGAAGGCTGGTTCGCTATCACTGTGTGGCCGCACGATGTCGCGCTCGCGTCGCCATTGGTTCCAGTTTTTCCAACCTTCATCGGACAGCGTCACTTGATAGCCAGCATCTGGCGACACGCCCCATGGATCGGCTCCTTTCGCGTCAAGTTGGCGATGAATCGGTTTCTCACTCGGTCGCAGGAACTTTGCCGTGGTCAAGGTAAGGTTGCCAATGTCATCGCTCAATTGAATGATGTTTTGCACCGTTCCCTTGCCCCACGTTCGTTCGCCAATGATGACGGCGCGATGATGATCCTGCAAGCAACCGGCGACGATTTCGCTAGCACTGGCGGAAGTGTGATTCACGAGTACCGCCAGCGGCAAGTCCAGGAATTTTTCACCGCCGCCAGCCACGAACTTTCGTTCCGGCACAGCGCCATCGCGGCCGCGCACGGTGACAATGGTTTGGCCTTTGGGCAAGAACAACTCGCACACGCCAACGGCCGCTGGCAACAGCCCACCAGGATTGTTTCGCAAGTCGAGGATCAAGCCTTTCATGCCGCCAGCCTTAAGTTCCTCCAGCGCCGCGCGGAGTTCATCGACGGTTCTTTCGCCAAAGTTGACGATGCGGAGATATGCGATATTCTTGTCGCGATCGAGAAAAAAGTTCCAGCGGTCGTCGGCCAACCGCGTATCGCCAAGCACCGAATCCAGCTTCACGATACCGCGCGTGACAGTCACTTCGATCGGGGCGCTATGGCCGACACGTTCGATCGTCACATGAACCGGCTGATTCGCTTTGCCGCGCATGCGTCGACTGGCTTCAGAAATCGTCATCCCCTGCGTCGAAACGCCATCGATTTTCGTGATCACATCTCCGGCAAGAATTCCCGCACGGTAAGCAGGCGAGCCGACAATGGGGCTGAATACCGTCAATTGATCGGTTGTTGGAGCGAGCATCAGGCCGACGCCGGCAAATTGTTGTTCAAGCTCCTCCTCCAGCTCTGCGGCCTTGCTGGGACTGTCGTAGTGCGAGTAGGGATCGTGCAGTTCGGCGATCATGCCATCGACGGCTGCGTTCCACAGCTTTTGGCGATCAACCTCCTCGACGTATTGTTGCTCGATGCGATCGACCACCTGCGAAAAATATCGCCCCAATGGATTGCGATCGGCCGCGTGGTAGCAAACCAACGATACGGCAGCGACGCCAAGTATCGCCCATAGATTACGACGGGGCATAGCAGAGAGTCTCCTCTATCGCTATTTTACACTACGTCTGTCAAACTCTGAAACCTGCCCCCCAACCCTGCTCAGTTGCCCATGCCTTGGATCACCGAACGCGGCCCGGAAATCGCGTGGCCGCAATTGCATCAACTGATGGAACAAACTGTGGCCGAAGCCCGGCGACGGATTTGCGCGAGGCCAAAGCGAGTGCTGCTATTGCCTCCCGATATTACGCGGATGCACAGCGGTGCGGGAAAGCTCACCGAGATTTTGTACAATTTGCTCGGCGGCGAAGCCGAAATCCACGTCATTCCCACGCTCGGCCAACATGTGCCGCACACGCCCGCCGAAAATCGGCAGATGTTCGGCAGCATTCCTAACGAGCGAATTCACGCCCACGACTGGCGTAACGGCTGCGTCGAGGTCGGCAAAATATCGGCCCGATTTGTCGATGAGATCACGCAGGGCGCGGCCGACTGGGCGATTCCGATTACACTCAACCGCATGTTGATGGAAGAGCCATGGGATCTGGTGATCAACATTGGCCATGTCGTGCCGCACGAAGTGCTGGGGTTTGCTAATCACAACAAGAACTATTTCATCGGCGTGGGCGGCAAAGATTCGATTTGCGCTTCGCATCTGGCGGCGGCTTCGTGCGGAATTGAGAACAACTTGGGAAATCTCATTACGCCGATCCGAGCTTGCTTCAATCGAGCCGAGGATGAATATCTCGGCAAATTGCCCGATCTCTACGTGCAGGTCGTGCTAGCGCGCAACGAAAAGGATCGGTTGGTTCATACCGGCGTCTATGTTGGCGACGATTTGGAAACCTATCTTGACGCCGCCCGGCAATCGCGCGAGCAGAACATCACCGTATTCGAGGAACCGGTGAAAAAAATCGTCTGCGTGATGCAAGGAGACGAGTTTTTCAGTACCTGGGTGGCGAACAAATCGGTCTACCGCACCCGCATGGCTCTGGCCGACGGTGGCGAGTTGATTGTGATCGCTCCAGGCCTCAAACGATTTGGTGAACAAGCCGACGTCGATGCCTTGATCCGCAAATATGGTTACGTCGGCACGCCTCGCGTCCTCGATCTGTACCGACAAAATGCCGAAATGCAAGACCTCGCTCATGGTACGGCGCACTTGATTCACGGCTCGAGCGAAGGCCGCTTTACCATCACCTATGCGCCAGGCCAGCTCTCGAAAGCCGAAGTCGAAGGAGTGAATTTCCAGTACGCCGACATTGGCGAGATGATCGCTCGCTATCGTCCCCATGAATGCCAACAAGGATGGAACACAACGGCAGACGGCGAGCGATACTACTATATCCCCACGCCATCCGCTGGCCTCTGGGCGACGCGTGAAAAGCTTTACAACCGCGCCACGGGATTCGCGGATTAACATCGCTCGCTAATCTGGCGGCCTGAGTGGTAGTGCAGTCTCGTCGTTGCCGCGACCGATAAGTAATGACCGGCGGCTGCGAAACGGAAAAAATGATTCCGGGCAGACGATACCGACTCCAGCTTTCCGAGGACAAATTGCAAGCCGCCCTCTGATGCAAATCATACGGCCGCCGGAGAATCGCTGTCGGCCCATGAAATCGCCTAGTTTTTCATCCGGGGCGATCCATGTCGCTTACGAACGGAATGAAAGTATTCCATAAATCGTCGTTACAAGTGTTCGCGATGCCAAAGCCAGAAAGTTTCGCTTGACAGGCTCTGGCCGCCCCCAGATAACAACGGCTTTCGCAATTTTTATCCGCGCATGCCTCTTTCGCCGGCCGAGCTTCAAGAGCGACTCAATAACTCCGCCTTTGTATTTCGTGGCTACAATATCACGAACCTAGGGCGGTCGACCGAGCTACTTGCGCACCGGGCTTATGGCCTCACGATTCAGCATTTCTTGCGTGAGGCTGGTGAAGTCTGCAGCGAGGTCACGGGACGCAAGGTCGATCTGGTCGGGCGAGTGAGAGAGCGCCGAGAGCCAACGCTCGAAGAATACACCGAGTCAATCTCGCTCATTGTTGCGATGGAGCAATCCCACTTGCGGTTGCTCGAAGAATTTTTCGGCATCGATTACAGCGATGCCCGCATGGCGTACGGCTACAGTCTGGGAGAAATCAGCGCGCTCATCGCCGGCGGCGTCATGGAGATGAAGCATGCGATCAAGATCCCATTGGCAATGGCCGATGACTGCGTGGAACTGGCTCGCGACGTCACGCTTGGAGTCTTGTTCTCGCGCGGCCCGGCGATCGATTTCGACCGTGTCCATCGGCTGTGCCTGCGAATCAATTCGGTGGGCAAGGGGGTGATCGGCGTGTCGTCGATCCTGGCCCCCAATTCGCTGCTACTGATCGGCCAAGCGAGCACGGTCGATCGCTTTAGCGAATTGATGGCCGAGTGGATACCGCAAAAACTTCACCTGCGAAAAAATGAAAATCGCTGGCCGCCACTGCACACGCCGATCGTGTGGCAGCGTAATATTCCGACTCGATCGGCTGTCATGATGCATACGCTTCCCGGCGGATTCACTGCACCCAAGCCGCCGGTGTTGTCGCTGGTAACGGGCAAGTTAAGTTACAACGACTACAACGCGCGAGAGATCGTGATGCGCTGGGTCGACCAACCGCAGCGACTGTGGGACGCTATTTCCGAAACGCTGTCGCTGGGAATCGAAACGGTGGTCCATGTCGGGCCCGAGCCCAATTTGGTTCCCGCCACATTCAAACGACTGGCCGACAACGTAACGACACAATTGGCCGCCAAAAGCTGGGAAGGCGTCGGACTGCGCGCCGTTTCGCGCGCCGTACGGCGGCCGTGGCTGGCAAAGATTTTGCCGACGCGCAGCGCACTGCTCCGAGCACCGTTCGTCGATCAGATTATCCTCGAAGATTGGTTACTCGACCAGCCGCAAGTC from Pirellulales bacterium carries:
- the ftsH gene encoding ATP-dependent zinc metalloprotease FtsH, which codes for METNPPAGVPSQSPKSPAPGGSSPARPRPAPNAWIILIFLAILGAFYFYSSGTGNRVKVPYGFFWQQLEKGNIAQVELDGQTILGKFRTQPEEPPIPDEQVSEGRSSTKETSKQAAKPGATEKHPSPTAAARPKKLLPLEFITVGVGPPGENRQLNEELRKQAVSNGLIWNVKPAADDTLLVVLIYMIMPIVLIVAVWMMWRRARDQIMGGGILSGFSKSPAKRYEEAGKKTITFNDVAGLENVKNDLQEIVEFLKAPEKFTRLGGRVPKGVLLMGPPGTGKTLLARAVAGEAGVPFFSISGSEFIQMFVGVGASRVRDMFKTAKEASPCILFIDEIDAVGRHRGAGLGGGHDEREQTLNQILSEMDGFSQTEAVIVLAATNRPDVLDPALLRPGRFDRHITVDRPNQRARAAIFKVHTRDVPLANDVDIDRLAAGTVGLTGADIRNLVNEAALWATRNGKDKVDMDDFEYARDKVLMGPKREELLTGKEKRMTAYHESGHALLAWILPGVDRLHKVTIIPRGRALGVTQLLPEEDRLNIGQSELVSRLIFTLGGRAAEKLVFNEYSAGAESDLTQVTKLARRMVTHWGMSERIGPVAFRTSEEHPFLGREIHEQREFSEHTAQVIDEEVSRILHDADQRAMELLAQHREKLDALSAALEEREVLDEIEVEEILGPSPFPRASSNGRAVGKPTAKASS
- a CDS encoding toxin-antitoxin system YwqK family antitoxin, translating into MSQLSLNFRILLLIGSLAPCWSISIGAVYAQSTDSKPAARFVREDVARVLYEDRTPYITKQIKVFSDNSTVDHGLYTRFYRNGQKAEEGQYVDGKKQGPWKLWYENGQEAKTENYVDNKLDGHWVLLSNEGKPMRERSYKAGKRDGKWVSYYANGKPQIEENYAKGNRNGAVLVWYESGAKDSQRNYVNGLPDGKQQQWHENGKLGRQNEYRNGKLNGLATEWDKEGNLIKQAEFHDGVLVDKSAAP
- a CDS encoding S41 family peptidase, with the protein product MPRRNLWAILGVAAVSLVCYHAADRNPLGRYFSQVVDRIEQQYVEEVDRQKLWNAAVDGMIAELHDPYSHYDSPSKAAELEEELEQQFAGVGLMLAPTTDQLTVFSPIVGSPAYRAGILAGDVITKIDGVSTQGMTISEASRRMRGKANQPVHVTIERVGHSAPIEVTVTRGIVKLDSVLGDTRLADDRWNFFLDRDKNIAYLRIVNFGERTVDELRAALEELKAGGMKGLILDLRNNPGGLLPAAVGVCELFLPKGQTIVTVRGRDGAVPERKFVAGGGEKFLDLPLAVLVNHTSASASEIVAGCLQDHHRAVIIGERTWGKGTVQNIIQLSDDIGNLTLTTAKFLRPSEKPIHRQLDAKGADPWGVSPDAGYQVTLSDEGWKNWNQWRRERDIVRPHSDSEPAFKSEISQQDKPLRRAVDSIESKIAGGEEKPAI
- a CDS encoding DUF2088 domain-containing protein — translated: MPWITERGPEIAWPQLHQLMEQTVAEARRRICARPKRVLLLPPDITRMHSGAGKLTEILYNLLGGEAEIHVIPTLGQHVPHTPAENRQMFGSIPNERIHAHDWRNGCVEVGKISARFVDEITQGAADWAIPITLNRMLMEEPWDLVINIGHVVPHEVLGFANHNKNYFIGVGGKDSICASHLAAASCGIENNLGNLITPIRACFNRAEDEYLGKLPDLYVQVVLARNEKDRLVHTGVYVGDDLETYLDAARQSREQNITVFEEPVKKIVCVMQGDEFFSTWVANKSVYRTRMALADGGELIVIAPGLKRFGEQADVDALIRKYGYVGTPRVLDLYRQNAEMQDLAHGTAHLIHGSSEGRFTITYAPGQLSKAEVEGVNFQYADIGEMIARYRPHECQQGWNTTADGERYYYIPTPSAGLWATREKLYNRATGFAD